A single genomic interval of Pyrus communis chromosome 5, drPyrComm1.1, whole genome shotgun sequence harbors:
- the LOC137735027 gene encoding tubulin-folding cofactor A-like, with translation MATLRNLKIKTGTCKRIVKELHSYEKEVEREAAKTADMKEKGADPYDLKQQENVLAESRMMIPDCRKRLEASLADLKGILAEVEEELNQKEGPEIEEARTIIGEVDTLFQTTEA, from the exons ATGGCAACCCTAAGAAATCTGAAAATCAAGACTGGTACTTGCAAACGCATCGTTAAGGAGCTTCATTCATATGAGAAAGAGGTTGAGAGAGAAGCTGCAAAAACAGCAGACATGAAAGAGAAAGGAGCTGATCCTTATGATCTGAAGCAACAG GAAAATGTGCTGGCTGAATCTAGGATGATGATTCCCGATTGCCGGAAACGCTTGGAGGCCTCATTAGCTGACCTGAAAGGAATTTTG GCTGAAGTAGAAGAAGAGTTGAACCAGAAGGAAGGTCCTGAAATTGAAGAAGCTCGAACCATTATTGGAGAAGTTGATACACTGTTTCAGACAACAGAAGCCTAA
- the LOC137734154 gene encoding uncharacterized protein isoform X1, whose product MFFSYVSILEAVQDRGFRYNVEIFVTRMDPQAFIRLSIGSLGLRIPGTPLNSEKSGIHAFSSPYSCEIRLRGFPMQTASIPLVSSPEAATRDSHSTASSFYLEESDIKALLEPGCFYNPHSCLEIAIFTGKKGSHCGVGTKRQQIGTYKLEVGPEWGERKSVVLFSGWIAIGKNKQENGKLSAELHLRVRLDPDPRYVFQFDDATKLSPQIVQLQGSIKQPIFSCKFIRDRVPQVDPLSTYWSGAANNPDLDTERRERKGWKVTIHDLSGSAIAAAFITTPFVPATGCDWVARSNPGAWLIVSPDAYRPDSWQPWGKLEAWRERGIRDSVFCRFRLLSECQEAVDLFMSEIRINAEKGGDFSIDTDKQMQAAAATAAASPIPSPQTSGDFAGLYPDVGGFVMSCSVQGEGKASKPLVQLAMRHVTCVEDAAIFMALAAAVDLSIDACRPFRKFRKPSCPSI is encoded by the exons ATGTTTTTTTCTTATGTTTCAATTTTGGAG GCCGTCCAAGATCGTGGCTTTAGATATAATGTGGAAATTTTTGTGACCAGAATGGATCCTCAGGCTTTTATTAGGTTGTCAATAGGCTCACTTGGACTAAGGATTCCTGGAACACCTTTAAACTCTGAAAAATCTGGTATTCATGCATTCTCTTCCCCATATTCATGTGAAATTCGCCTTCGAGGATTCCCTATGCAGACAGCATCAATTCCCTTAGTATCTTCTCCTGAAGCTGCTACACGTGATTCTCATAGCACTGCCTCCAGTTTTTATCTTGAAGAATCTGATATTAAAGCACTGCTGGAACCTGGCTGTTTCTACAATCCTCATTCATGTCTGGAGATCGCTATTTTCACTGGGAAGAAGGGATCCCACTGTGGTGTAGGGACCAAAAGGCAGCAAATTGGGACATATAAGCTTGAGGTTGGTCCTGAATGGGGGGAAAGAAAGTCAGTGGTTCTTTTCAGTGGGTGGATAGCAATTGGCAAAAACAAGCAGGAGAACGGAAAATTGAGTGCGGAGCTTCATTTGAGAGTAAGACTAGATCCTGATCCGAGATATGTTTTCCAGTTTGATGATGCAACAAAACTTAGTCCTCAGATAGTTCAGCTTCAAGGCTCCATTAAACAGCCTATTTTCAGCTGCAAGTTCATCCGAGACAG GGTTCCCCAGGTGGATCCATTGAGCACATACTGGTCAGGTGCTGCTAACAATCCTGATCTGGAtacagagagaagagagagaaagggatggaaggTGACAATACATGATCTCTCTGGCTCGGCTATTGCAGCAGCCTTTATAACAACCCCATTTGTTCCAGCAACAGGTTGTGATTGGGTTGCAAGGTCCAACCCAGGAGCTTGGTTGATTGTTAGTCCTGATGCTTACAGGCCTGATAGCTGGCAGCCATGGGGAAAGCTTGAGGCATGGCGTGAGCGTGGCATCAGAGACTCCGTTTTCTGTCGATTTCGCCTTCTGTCAGAATGCCAGGAGGCCGTGGATCTCTTCATGTCTGAAATCCGCATCAATGCTGAAAAGGGTGGAGACTTTTCCATAGACACAGACAAACAGATGCAGGCAGCAGCGGCAACAGCAGCCGCCAGTCCGATACCAAGCCCACAAACCAGTGGAGACTTTGCAGGTTTGTATCCAGATGTTGGTGGTTTCGTCATGAGCTGTAGTGTGCAAGGGGAAGGAAAAGCCAGCAAGCCATTGGTACAACTAGCAATGAGGCATGTGACTTGTGTGGAGGATGCCGCCATCTTCATGGCTCTTGCAGCTGCAGTTGATCTCAGCATTGATGCATGTAGGCCCTTCCGGAAGTTCAGGAAACCCTCCTGCCCTTCTATATGA
- the LOC137734154 gene encoding uncharacterized protein isoform X2: MDPQAFIRLSIGSLGLRIPGTPLNSEKSGIHAFSSPYSCEIRLRGFPMQTASIPLVSSPEAATRDSHSTASSFYLEESDIKALLEPGCFYNPHSCLEIAIFTGKKGSHCGVGTKRQQIGTYKLEVGPEWGERKSVVLFSGWIAIGKNKQENGKLSAELHLRVRLDPDPRYVFQFDDATKLSPQIVQLQGSIKQPIFSCKFIRDRVPQVDPLSTYWSGAANNPDLDTERRERKGWKVTIHDLSGSAIAAAFITTPFVPATGCDWVARSNPGAWLIVSPDAYRPDSWQPWGKLEAWRERGIRDSVFCRFRLLSECQEAVDLFMSEIRINAEKGGDFSIDTDKQMQAAAATAAASPIPSPQTSGDFAGLYPDVGGFVMSCSVQGEGKASKPLVQLAMRHVTCVEDAAIFMALAAAVDLSIDACRPFRKFRKPSCPSI, translated from the exons ATGGATCCTCAGGCTTTTATTAGGTTGTCAATAGGCTCACTTGGACTAAGGATTCCTGGAACACCTTTAAACTCTGAAAAATCTGGTATTCATGCATTCTCTTCCCCATATTCATGTGAAATTCGCCTTCGAGGATTCCCTATGCAGACAGCATCAATTCCCTTAGTATCTTCTCCTGAAGCTGCTACACGTGATTCTCATAGCACTGCCTCCAGTTTTTATCTTGAAGAATCTGATATTAAAGCACTGCTGGAACCTGGCTGTTTCTACAATCCTCATTCATGTCTGGAGATCGCTATTTTCACTGGGAAGAAGGGATCCCACTGTGGTGTAGGGACCAAAAGGCAGCAAATTGGGACATATAAGCTTGAGGTTGGTCCTGAATGGGGGGAAAGAAAGTCAGTGGTTCTTTTCAGTGGGTGGATAGCAATTGGCAAAAACAAGCAGGAGAACGGAAAATTGAGTGCGGAGCTTCATTTGAGAGTAAGACTAGATCCTGATCCGAGATATGTTTTCCAGTTTGATGATGCAACAAAACTTAGTCCTCAGATAGTTCAGCTTCAAGGCTCCATTAAACAGCCTATTTTCAGCTGCAAGTTCATCCGAGACAG GGTTCCCCAGGTGGATCCATTGAGCACATACTGGTCAGGTGCTGCTAACAATCCTGATCTGGAtacagagagaagagagagaaagggatggaaggTGACAATACATGATCTCTCTGGCTCGGCTATTGCAGCAGCCTTTATAACAACCCCATTTGTTCCAGCAACAGGTTGTGATTGGGTTGCAAGGTCCAACCCAGGAGCTTGGTTGATTGTTAGTCCTGATGCTTACAGGCCTGATAGCTGGCAGCCATGGGGAAAGCTTGAGGCATGGCGTGAGCGTGGCATCAGAGACTCCGTTTTCTGTCGATTTCGCCTTCTGTCAGAATGCCAGGAGGCCGTGGATCTCTTCATGTCTGAAATCCGCATCAATGCTGAAAAGGGTGGAGACTTTTCCATAGACACAGACAAACAGATGCAGGCAGCAGCGGCAACAGCAGCCGCCAGTCCGATACCAAGCCCACAAACCAGTGGAGACTTTGCAGGTTTGTATCCAGATGTTGGTGGTTTCGTCATGAGCTGTAGTGTGCAAGGGGAAGGAAAAGCCAGCAAGCCATTGGTACAACTAGCAATGAGGCATGTGACTTGTGTGGAGGATGCCGCCATCTTCATGGCTCTTGCAGCTGCAGTTGATCTCAGCATTGATGCATGTAGGCCCTTCCGGAAGTTCAGGAAACCCTCCTGCCCTTCTATATGA